A stretch of the Duncaniella dubosii genome encodes the following:
- a CDS encoding helix-turn-helix domain-containing protein: protein MNELINKDNEWIIHFMGSLNRLLDSFEHLTANYRPTLNGERFFTDKEVSARLKVSRRTLQDYRNEGRIAYIQLGGKILYRESDIERMLADCYRSAYRLTDT, encoded by the coding sequence ATGAATGAACTGATTAACAAGGACAACGAGTGGATAATCCACTTCATGGGCAGTCTTAACCGTCTTTTGGACAGCTTCGAGCATCTGACCGCCAATTACCGCCCGACACTGAACGGCGAGCGTTTCTTCACTGACAAGGAGGTGTCGGCACGGCTGAAAGTGAGCCGCCGGACACTTCAGGACTACCGGAACGAAGGGCGCATAGCCTATATCCAGTTAGGCGGTAAAATCCTCTACCGTGAATCCGACATCGAAAGGATGCTTGCTGACTGCTACCGTTCCGCCTATCGGCTGACAGACACATGA
- a CDS encoding DUF3408 domain-containing protein, whose product MKREPSISEQQAREIVEKVGRRESRSEKSMDDFYRNIGLEPEHLAQPVKTITKKAETATVDEPSGRTPEEVAVPQKRVSSKQRRLSLDEYRTAYLQVPKITDRKPVFVSGEVRDRLDGIVRRLGGRGMSASGFIENLARLHLDAYREDIEQWRKL is encoded by the coding sequence ATGAAAAGAGAACCAAGTATCAGTGAGCAGCAGGCTCGTGAAATCGTGGAAAAAGTGGGACGCAGGGAATCCCGCAGTGAGAAGTCTATGGACGACTTCTACCGGAACATCGGTCTGGAGCCGGAACATCTGGCACAACCCGTCAAGACCATCACGAAAAAAGCGGAAACAGCTACGGTGGATGAACCGTCAGGCAGAACGCCCGAAGAAGTGGCAGTGCCACAGAAGCGTGTCAGCAGCAAACAACGCAGGCTGTCGCTGGACGAGTACCGTACCGCTTACCTGCAAGTTCCCAAGATAACCGACCGCAAGCCCGTGTTCGTCAGCGGTGAGGTGCGTGACCGGCTGGACGGGATTGTCCGCCGTCTCGGCGGGCGTGGCATGAGTGCGTCGGGATTTATCGAGAACCTCGCCCGCCTGCACCTCGATGCCTACCGGGAGGACATCGAGCAGTGGCGCAAACTCTGA
- a CDS encoding tyrosine-type recombinase/integrase gives MGRLPNKQKQNPKLIQREMSDGRASLWLEYYLGRSESPVYDDDGNHVVYESGAMKGKLKYKVQHLRKKEALNLYVWVHPRSAQERQQNKNTIALAEKIRFEKEQEMLEDRKGYRLKREKESNFLRYFRQHRDNEAFTLPVRRSYKYSLTRFIEYLELTPQFSKYKDVLPMDAVTPDMVLGFTNYLRKKCTGEGPRKNYHWFKKVLADAVDEELIKKNPCRGIRIVYDTNIMLKEILTPKEINTLAAFRYDGEHREVQRAFIFCCFTGLRYCDVSELTFANVDYESMVMRFNQKKSAGRSAHAAVVMPLNDELIKLIGQPKDDDNRTTIRDSILTNSERELYLCRQKESWVITSLCPMSIQRHGRVTRINARQTAISH, from the coding sequence ATGGGCAGACTGCCAAATAAACAGAAACAAAATCCCAAGCTCATCCAGAGGGAGATGTCAGACGGACGTGCGAGTCTATGGCTGGAATACTATCTCGGCCGTAGCGAATCGCCCGTCTATGACGATGACGGCAACCATGTCGTGTATGAATCCGGGGCGATGAAAGGAAAACTTAAATACAAGGTGCAGCACCTGCGCAAGAAGGAGGCTCTTAATCTGTATGTATGGGTTCATCCCCGCTCGGCTCAGGAACGGCAGCAGAACAAGAACACCATCGCCCTCGCCGAGAAGATACGGTTTGAGAAAGAGCAGGAGATGCTTGAAGACCGAAAGGGTTACCGCCTGAAAAGGGAGAAGGAGAGTAACTTCCTCAGGTACTTCCGGCAACACCGGGACAACGAAGCGTTCACACTGCCAGTCCGCAGGTCTTACAAATATTCTCTGACACGCTTCATCGAGTATCTTGAGCTAACTCCACAGTTCTCAAAATACAAGGATGTCCTGCCGATGGATGCCGTCACTCCGGACATGGTTCTCGGATTCACCAACTATCTCCGGAAGAAATGCACCGGAGAGGGACCGCGAAAGAATTACCACTGGTTCAAGAAGGTGCTTGCAGATGCTGTCGATGAAGAACTGATAAAAAAGAATCCCTGCCGTGGAATCCGCATAGTGTACGACACAAACATTATGCTGAAGGAGATTCTCACACCGAAAGAGATAAACACCCTCGCGGCGTTCCGATATGACGGCGAACACCGAGAGGTGCAGCGGGCATTTATCTTCTGCTGTTTCACCGGACTGCGGTACTGCGATGTGTCGGAACTGACATTCGCCAATGTCGATTACGAGAGCATGGTGATGAGGTTTAACCAGAAGAAAAGCGCGGGACGCAGCGCACATGCCGCCGTAGTGATGCCGCTCAACGATGAGCTTATAAAGCTGATTGGACAGCCTAAAGATGATGATAACCGTACAACCATCCGCGATAGCATATTGACGAACTCCGAAAGAGAGTTGTATCTTTGTCGACAAAAAGAATCATGGGTTATAACAAGTCTTTGTCCGATGTCTATTCAGAGACATGGACGCGTTACAAGAATCAATGCGAGACAGACGGCTATATCGCATTGA
- a CDS encoding helix-turn-helix domain-containing protein: MEIVSIERKTFEAMVAKFDRFVSRMDAICRRHEEKKMGEWMDNQDVCRMLNISPRTLQTLRDNGTLAYSQINHKTYYRPDDVQRIVSVVEDRRKEAKFKGRTI, encoded by the coding sequence ATGGAAATCGTATCTATTGAAAGAAAGACTTTTGAGGCGATGGTCGCCAAGTTCGACCGTTTCGTCAGTCGCATGGATGCCATCTGTCGTCGGCACGAAGAGAAGAAGATGGGCGAGTGGATGGACAATCAGGACGTTTGCCGGATGCTCAACATCAGCCCACGCACGTTGCAGACGCTTCGGGATAATGGGACGCTGGCTTATTCGCAGATAAACCACAAGACCTACTACCGTCCTGATGACGTGCAGCGTATTGTTTCCGTTGTGGAGGACAGGCGCAAGGAAGCAAAGTTCAAAGGAAGAACGATATAA